One stretch of Chryseobacterium indologenes DNA includes these proteins:
- a CDS encoding MBL fold metallo-hydrolase, whose protein sequence is MEIQKLNWAGIKLISNGKTILIDAAEDFSYYKPVLGDAVEQVMKFSDYLQADYILFTHLHLDHFDKGVIQKCLKKEGKLIVYSELEPFVRKYVEDVEMVVLSLDEIFTENGITFKPVFAMDGVGEVQSSWIVEDAATKIFHGGDTIWHNQFWKIGKENKDIDYAFLPVNGVVVNFEIIGLEYSPVPASLNLKEAFAAAHLLHAKKLVPIHYGLFAHEKCYIPQIFDENDLKRVSEEVGQEYMVLEDGKLLMNF, encoded by the coding sequence ATGGAAATACAAAAATTAAACTGGGCAGGAATAAAACTTATCTCCAACGGAAAAACTATTTTGATAGATGCGGCAGAGGATTTTTCCTATTATAAACCCGTTTTGGGAGATGCTGTAGAACAAGTGATGAAGTTTTCAGATTATCTACAGGCAGATTATATCCTGTTTACGCATTTACATTTAGATCATTTTGATAAAGGAGTTATTCAAAAATGCCTGAAAAAAGAGGGAAAACTAATTGTGTATTCAGAATTAGAACCTTTTGTAAGAAAGTATGTGGAAGATGTTGAAATGGTAGTTCTGAGTCTGGATGAAATCTTTACTGAGAATGGAATCACCTTCAAACCTGTATTTGCAATGGATGGAGTGGGAGAAGTTCAATCTTCATGGATTGTGGAAGATGCAGCCACTAAAATCTTCCATGGCGGAGATACGATCTGGCATAATCAATTCTGGAAGATTGGAAAAGAAAATAAAGATATAGATTATGCTTTTTTACCTGTGAATGGTGTGGTGGTCAATTTTGAGATTATTGGCTTGGAATACAGTCCGGTCCCGGCTTCTCTCAATCTGAAGGAAGCGTTTGCCGCAGCTCATCTTTTACATGCTAAAAAGCTGGTCCCGATACATTATGGGCTTTTTGCTCATGAGAAATGCTATATTCCCCAAATATTTGATGAGAATGATCTGAAAAGAGTTTCTGAGGAAGTAGGGCAGGAGTATATGGTTCTTGAGGATGGGAAATTATTGATGAATTTTTAA
- a CDS encoding Crp/Fnr family transcriptional regulator, whose amino-acid sequence MASINKKLFSHLNVEDNDPVWGKFAEVEFPKKNIFSDHKAYLLEDGLVRKYYINNSSDIDTEVCAEFYFPGDIFTVGHKGSEGIYESISSGLAWEITLDEVKEMFTVNPECRFVQNYYLSRKLNAAMKREMLLLKNTPQDLYEYLLENKPHYIQNIPLKYLASYIGITPISLSRIRKRIS is encoded by the coding sequence TTGGCAAGTATTAATAAAAAACTTTTTTCCCACCTCAATGTAGAGGATAATGATCCTGTTTGGGGAAAATTTGCTGAGGTTGAGTTTCCAAAGAAAAATATATTCTCGGACCATAAAGCCTATCTTCTTGAAGATGGGCTTGTCCGTAAATATTATATCAACAATTCTTCAGACATCGATACTGAAGTCTGTGCAGAATTCTACTTTCCCGGAGATATTTTTACCGTTGGACATAAAGGCTCTGAAGGGATTTATGAATCCATCAGCAGCGGTCTCGCCTGGGAAATTACCTTAGATGAGGTGAAGGAAATGTTCACTGTAAATCCAGAATGCCGCTTTGTACAAAATTACTACTTGAGCAGAAAGCTGAATGCTGCCATGAAGCGAGAAATGCTTCTGCTTAAAAACACTCCACAGGATCTTTATGAATACCTGTTGGAAAATAAACCTCATTATATTCAGAATATTCCTTTAAAATATCTGGCTTCCTATATTGGAATTACTCCTATCTCTTTAAGCAGGATTAGAAAAAGGATTAGTTAG
- a CDS encoding urocanate hydratase yields the protein MTFQEQIQQGIPNHLPQPKPYETNINHAPKRKEILGEEEKKLALKNALRYFDPKFHAELIPEFKQELEDYGRIYMYRFRPDYEMKARSIEDYPGKSEQAKAIMLMIQNNLDYAVAQHPHELITYGGNGAVFSNWAQYLLTMKYLSEMTNEQTLVMYSGHPMGLFPSHKDAPRVVVTNGMMIPNYSKPDDWEKFNALGVTQYGQMTAGSYMYIGPQGIVHGTTITALNAFRKINKEPKGGLFVTSGLGGMSGAQPKAGNIAGCVTVCAEVNPKITKIRHDQKWVNEIHEDLDALVKRVREAQQNKETVSLAYLGNIVDVWEKFDKEDLRIDIGSDQTSLHNPWAGGYYPVGQSFEESNAMMAENPELFKEKVQETLRRHAAAINKHTEKGTYFFDYGNAFLLEASRAGADVMADNPTLGREFKYPSYVQDIMGPMCFDYGFGPFRWVCTSGKAEDLQKTDDIACAVLEEMIKNSPEEIQQQMKDNIQWIKGAQENKLVVGSQARILYADAEGRMKIAEAFNKAIKNGEIGPVVLGRDHHDVSGTDSPYRETSNIYDGSRFTADMAIHNVIGDSFRGATWVSIHNGGGVGWGEVINGGFGMLLDGSEEADRRLKSMLFWDVNNGISRRSWARNEGAIFAIKRAMEVEPNLKVTLPNLVDENLL from the coding sequence ATGACATTTCAAGAACAGATACAGCAGGGGATTCCTAATCACCTGCCCCAACCCAAACCATACGAGACGAATATTAACCATGCTCCAAAACGTAAAGAAATTTTGGGAGAAGAAGAAAAAAAACTCGCATTAAAGAATGCTTTACGTTATTTCGATCCAAAATTTCATGCAGAATTAATTCCTGAATTTAAGCAGGAATTGGAAGATTATGGAAGAATCTATATGTATCGATTCCGTCCGGATTATGAAATGAAAGCAAGATCGATTGAAGATTATCCCGGAAAATCTGAGCAGGCAAAAGCTATTATGTTGATGATCCAGAACAATCTGGATTATGCAGTCGCTCAGCATCCTCATGAATTGATTACTTATGGTGGCAATGGTGCGGTCTTCTCCAACTGGGCACAGTACCTGTTGACAATGAAGTATCTGTCTGAAATGACCAACGAACAGACTTTGGTAATGTATTCAGGACATCCAATGGGGCTTTTCCCGTCTCATAAAGATGCGCCGAGAGTAGTAGTTACTAATGGAATGATGATTCCGAACTATTCGAAACCAGATGATTGGGAGAAATTTAATGCTCTTGGAGTAACACAGTATGGGCAAATGACTGCGGGAAGTTATATGTATATTGGCCCGCAGGGAATTGTTCACGGAACAACAATTACTGCTTTAAATGCTTTCAGAAAGATCAATAAAGAACCAAAAGGAGGCCTGTTTGTAACTTCCGGATTAGGAGGTATGAGTGGAGCTCAGCCAAAAGCGGGGAATATTGCCGGTTGTGTTACCGTATGTGCAGAAGTAAACCCAAAAATTACTAAAATCCGTCACGATCAGAAATGGGTAAACGAAATTCATGAAGATCTTGATGCATTGGTAAAAAGGGTAAGAGAAGCACAGCAAAATAAAGAAACGGTTTCTTTAGCTTATCTTGGAAATATTGTTGATGTTTGGGAAAAATTTGATAAAGAAGATTTAAGAATTGATATCGGTTCAGACCAGACATCACTTCACAACCCTTGGGCTGGTGGATATTATCCGGTAGGACAAAGTTTTGAAGAATCTAATGCAATGATGGCAGAAAATCCTGAATTATTCAAAGAAAAAGTTCAGGAAACCTTAAGAAGACATGCTGCAGCGATCAATAAACATACAGAAAAAGGAACGTATTTCTTCGATTATGGAAATGCCTTTTTACTGGAAGCTTCCAGAGCCGGAGCTGATGTAATGGCAGATAATCCAACATTGGGAAGAGAATTCAAATATCCAAGTTATGTTCAGGATATTATGGGACCTATGTGTTTCGATTACGGTTTCGGGCCGTTCCGTTGGGTATGTACAAGCGGAAAAGCGGAAGATTTGCAGAAAACCGATGATATTGCGTGTGCCGTTTTAGAGGAAATGATCAAAAACTCTCCGGAAGAAATCCAACAGCAGATGAAGGACAATATCCAATGGATTAAAGGTGCTCAGGAAAATAAATTGGTAGTAGGTTCACAGGCAAGGATCCTTTATGCAGATGCAGAAGGAAGAATGAAAATTGCAGAAGCCTTCAACAAAGCGATTAAAAATGGTGAAATAGGACCCGTAGTTTTGGGAAGAGATCATCACGATGTTTCAGGAACAGATTCTCCTTACAGAGAGACTTCCAATATTTATGATGGATCAAGGTTTACAGCGGATATGGCAATTCACAACGTTATTGGGGATAGTTTCCGTGGGGCAACCTGGGTTTCCATCCACAATGGTGGTGGTGTTGGCTGGGGAGAAGTAATCAACGGTGGTTTTGGAATGCTGCTGGATGGTAGCGAAGAAGCCGACAGAAGATTAAAATCTATGCTTTTCTGGGACGTGAACAACGGAATTTCAAGAAGAAGCTGGGCCAGAAATGAAGGGGCTATTTTTGCCATCAAAAGAGCAATGGAAGTTGAACCTAATTTAAAAGTAACCCTTCCGAACCTTGTAGATGAAAATTTACTGTAA
- a CDS encoding 2-hydroxyacid dehydrogenase, whose protein sequence is MKVFINKRIPEIGINMLQEAGLQVIFPENENITPEEWLKYCQHTDVILNVGGDFKYDKVFFDACPDIKAIALYSVGFDHVDIKEANRRNIPVGNTPDVLSRATSDVAFLLMQSVARRASYNFQKVKDGNWNSFDPLHALGQELYGKTLGIFGLGRIGFQMAEKCKKAFDMEIIYHNRHRNEEAERELGAVYVSFDELVRNSDVLSVHANFTPEHKDLFNQEVFEKMSPNAIFINTARGGFHQEQDLYKALTEGKIWGAGLDVTNPEPMSADNPILELSNVCILPHIGSATIEARNGMAKLAAENLIAFSKGEEMPNCANPEVYFQHS, encoded by the coding sequence ATGAAAGTCTTTATTAATAAAAGAATTCCGGAGATTGGAATCAATATGTTACAGGAAGCAGGGCTACAGGTTATTTTTCCTGAAAATGAAAATATTACTCCCGAAGAATGGCTGAAGTATTGTCAGCATACAGATGTTATTTTAAACGTTGGAGGCGATTTTAAATACGATAAAGTATTTTTTGATGCCTGTCCTGATATTAAAGCGATTGCCCTGTATTCTGTGGGGTTTGACCATGTGGATATCAAAGAAGCCAATCGAAGAAATATTCCCGTAGGGAACACACCTGATGTGCTGAGCAGAGCTACTTCGGATGTTGCTTTTTTACTAATGCAATCGGTAGCAAGACGGGCAAGTTACAATTTTCAAAAAGTAAAAGACGGCAACTGGAATTCTTTTGATCCTCTGCATGCTCTTGGGCAGGAACTCTATGGTAAAACACTGGGGATTTTTGGATTAGGCAGAATTGGGTTCCAAATGGCGGAGAAATGTAAAAAAGCTTTTGATATGGAAATTATTTATCACAACCGCCATCGCAATGAAGAGGCTGAAAGAGAATTGGGTGCAGTATATGTTTCCTTTGATGAATTGGTTAGGAATTCGGATGTACTGAGTGTTCATGCCAATTTTACACCTGAACATAAGGATCTTTTCAATCAGGAAGTATTTGAAAAGATGAGCCCTAATGCTATTTTTATCAATACGGCAAGAGGTGGTTTTCATCAGGAACAGGATTTATATAAGGCGTTAACAGAAGGAAAGATCTGGGGGGCAGGTCTTGATGTGACCAACCCGGAGCCCATGTCTGCCGATAACCCTATCTTAGAATTATCGAATGTTTGTATATTACCACATATTGGCTCAGCAACTATTGAGGCCAGAAATGGAATGGCGAAGCTGGCTGCGGAAAATCTGATTGCCTTTTCAAAAGGGGAGGAGATGCCTAATTGTGCAAATCCGGAAGTATATTTCCAACATTCATGA
- a CDS encoding prevent-host-death protein — protein MDTNRFKASHDFSNVQKNLHNNPGYSIESYSQQVKDYIHDMKGKNQEATKQGFMNHAQKSAKEVWEEIQEIASDAWEKNKNHSGEK, from the coding sequence ATGGATACCAACAGATTCAAAGCTTCACATGATTTTAGTAATGTTCAGAAAAACCTGCACAATAATCCCGGATATAGTATAGAAAGCTACTCCCAGCAGGTGAAAGATTACATTCACGATATGAAAGGCAAAAATCAGGAAGCTACAAAACAGGGATTTATGAACCATGCCCAGAAATCAGCAAAAGAAGTTTGGGAAGAGATTCAGGAAATTGCTTCTGATGCTTGGGAGAAGAATAAGAACCATTCTGGTGAGAAATAA
- a CDS encoding protein-L-isoaspartate(D-aspartate) O-methyltransferase: MQDSFVHKGKRKNLVEYLRYRIGISDENVLSAMNEIPRHLFIESIFEDFAYEDRAFPILAHQTISHPSTVAEQSELLQVKTGEKVLEIGTGCGYQTAVLIAMKAHVYTVERQKDLFDFSKNKLRELHLYPKFQSFGDGFAGLPTFAPFDKIIVTCGAGTLPTELLKQLKVGGIMVIPLGPTDQQVLYRFTKVGPTEFEKEEFGAYKFVPMLGNTNQ, from the coding sequence ATGCAGGATTCGTTTGTACATAAAGGAAAAAGAAAGAATTTAGTAGAATATCTAAGATACAGAATCGGGATTTCAGATGAAAATGTGCTTTCAGCAATGAATGAAATTCCGAGACACCTTTTCATTGAAAGTATTTTTGAAGATTTTGCCTATGAAGACAGGGCTTTTCCTATCTTGGCGCATCAAACCATTTCTCACCCGTCAACGGTTGCGGAACAGTCTGAGTTACTACAGGTGAAAACCGGTGAGAAAGTATTGGAAATAGGGACCGGTTGTGGATATCAGACTGCTGTTTTAATTGCAATGAAAGCTCACGTATACACAGTGGAAAGACAGAAGGATCTGTTTGATTTTTCAAAAAATAAGCTGAGAGAACTTCATTTATATCCTAAATTTCAAAGTTTTGGAGATGGCTTTGCCGGGTTACCTACTTTTGCGCCCTTTGACAAAATTATTGTCACCTGCGGAGCAGGAACTTTACCTACAGAATTATTAAAACAGCTGAAAGTCGGCGGAATTATGGTAATCCCATTAGGACCTACAGACCAGCAGGTGTTATATCGATTCACAAAAGTAGGGCCTACAGAATTTGAAAAAGAAGAATTTGGAGCATATAAATTTGTTCCGATGTTGGGGAACACCAATCAATAA
- a CDS encoding Gfo/Idh/MocA family protein: MLKAGLVGAGHLGKIHLKLLNQSDRYEFVGFHDKDVENGKKLEAEFGYKYFENFDELLEQIDMLDIVTPTVYHYDYAIKAIAKGLHFFIEKPVTQTLEQAEEILRLCQENGIKAQVGHVERYNPAFIATKEYINNPMFIEIHRLAEFNPRGTDVSVVLDLMIHDLDILLSIAKSKVKNIHASGVCVVSKTPDIANARIEFENGCVANLTTSRISMKAMRKSRFFQKDAYISVDFLEKKAEVIRMKDAPENPTPFDMIIENAEGEKNQILFEYPNIQPNNAILDELNSFADAITGDKNVEVSLEDGTEALKVALEIMKLIS; encoded by the coding sequence ATGTTAAAAGCAGGTTTGGTAGGTGCCGGACACTTGGGAAAGATCCACTTAAAACTTCTTAATCAGTCAGATCGATACGAGTTTGTAGGCTTCCACGATAAAGATGTTGAAAACGGAAAGAAATTAGAAGCCGAATTCGGGTATAAATATTTTGAAAATTTTGATGAATTGCTTGAGCAGATCGATATGCTGGACATTGTCACCCCAACAGTCTATCATTATGATTATGCAATAAAGGCAATAGCAAAAGGGCTTCATTTCTTTATTGAAAAACCGGTTACCCAGACCCTTGAACAAGCAGAAGAAATCCTTCGTTTATGCCAGGAAAACGGTATTAAAGCACAGGTAGGACATGTTGAAAGATACAATCCTGCTTTCATTGCTACCAAAGAGTACATCAACAATCCGATGTTTATTGAGATTCACAGATTAGCTGAATTCAACCCACGTGGAACTGATGTTTCTGTAGTCCTTGACCTTATGATTCACGATCTGGATATTTTGTTAAGTATCGCAAAATCAAAGGTAAAAAACATTCATGCAAGTGGTGTTTGCGTAGTAAGTAAAACTCCGGATATTGCGAATGCCAGAATAGAATTCGAAAACGGGTGTGTTGCCAACCTTACCACCTCCAGAATTTCCATGAAAGCTATGAGAAAGAGCAGATTCTTCCAGAAAGATGCTTACATCTCTGTAGATTTTCTTGAGAAAAAAGCAGAAGTTATCAGAATGAAAGATGCTCCTGAAAACCCTACTCCATTCGACATGATTATTGAAAATGCAGAAGGAGAGAAAAACCAGATTCTTTTTGAATATCCAAATATTCAGCCTAATAACGCTATTCTTGATGAACTAAACTCATTCGCTGATGCTATCACCGGTGATAAAAATGTGGAAGTTTCTCTTGAAGACGGAACTGAAGCTTTAAAAGTAGCCCTGGAAATTATGAAGCTTATCAGCTAA